A region of Toxotes jaculatrix isolate fToxJac2 chromosome 23, fToxJac2.pri, whole genome shotgun sequence DNA encodes the following proteins:
- the rpgrip1 gene encoding protein fantom isoform X3, which produces MSPVVDETAGDLPVRDVGLMRGGLMPTVPDTLRDVKPWKKHHVMKIKADPQRLFRFPREHLEDLCLRLQEENSVLRQHTRTQEQRLRRMSARLMRLRQTCPGSSGVKERDMEDTIQELEACVAMLESQKVVLQNKLSLAKQHIMDLGGRTPYKFSKGKSMEVEGAVRRAAQTAPPRYGPTMEDSRAEMERMSSVTEQVRMAELELTAQALRDTLREKEKEIEGTVRDMRKQQADKHRIIIRENVDLIRLQKQLSDKSTALRVAQEKFNDLQEAYENQLQENQRSLRESQGALLEKVEELTEQLKQERQRALALEGQLTTATLSLQNLDKLQERVSDLESERDLIKENYDSLLESTLSAQSNHDGHLEKHSAVDQKSEDVVENVRRLDVQRLEAILQAEREERGRLELEKDKLRQEKETLEEQRDREREFSVMMRDKREHLEREVLQYREQVSALQDRLDSVTKEFDMSVEDLSETFLQIKAFRMQQESREGLRFLWTDGKVEELPRELVNIQASHAETVLELQKTRNLLLLEHQISKDLQEELNTVSQKMEREREESRRRMAEKDKLLSKRTLQINTLQAQLKELAYSPRNYKRTIPLQYTWPAGDQEVVQPIEDDMSFSQLRAGESLLEIHLKSAAFTPAGLRIMSGLRAGVDSGEDIVTFCTYSLLDFEVHSTPLVSGSQPNYGFTSRYPLTARDLGRLGGQGSRIRVELHQALGGVRFVTHGSGQMSLMGAMERRGERISGRVSITGPEGEIVGVVDFWVRLFPPAEPMDTVVERPTERRTAAAQRSPVQISYGWQDSSHEELHDYGGGIPNELVVMLERCVGLNARWPGLLPDAYLTYRFYDLPPHVSQTVQCTADPVFNDSTSYPLAVTTDVLHYLRSSSLWVYVFDDSDDQIPPAYLAKSPIPLRALATGREIRGDYVLRDSAGGPRGMVRVMIKWRYPFQPPADDLLGREDRPIESTERKERRREEAEVSQRPIAKPRVKTQLLEPRETKVVQKETKAWPRPPPAKQKSSQNTRPEQTTSMKSTDRRRSTKRSPGLYQGTPHLTPEPRLTTPSRLPSSKSSEGTSPRQSPATLSRRSSASEARTQDLLSVDQVSVDEEEEEEGRSESAAAGDSEAPESSESSSSQSDIIVIPPKRKMRKGDKLKVEILSLTFEPSSRVSLDESVQRVYVEYRLLGVPMEATETPMSLRKPTEGEEIHYNFTRVIYVDGSQSAPLRQYLYTMLEGTDPNQGRLKFTVVSEPMDDDEECVDVGQASLDLKELLLTGNDVTEQQIDIMSMDEDKEVIGNLKVSLEAAKALTGIYQEFHQKDETKREDETDEEEEEEEEEKKEEEEQEEEEEKKKEPIKVTDYDDDDSDFY; this is translated from the exons ATGTCGCCAGTAGTGGATGAGACAGCCGGGGATCTCCCTGTCAGAGATGTGGGACTGATGAGGGGGGGACTTATGCCAACTGTGCCAG ATACTTTGCGTGATGTGAAGCCATGGAAGAAGCATCATGTCATGAAAATAAAAG CAGATCCTCAGCGCCTGTTCCGGTTTCCCAGAGAGCACCTTGAGGACCTGTGCCTGCGACTGCAGGAGGAGAACAGTGTGCTGAGgcaacacacacgtacacaggaGCAGAGGCTACGCAG GATGTCGGCCAGACTGATGCGTCTTCGTCAGACCTGTCCTGGGTCCAGTGGTGTGAAGGAGAGGGACATGGAGGACACCATACAGGAGCTTGAAGCTTGTGTGGCTATGCTGGAGAGCCAAAAAGTGGTGctacagaacaaactcagcCTGGCCAAGCAGCACATCATGGACCTGGGTGGACGTACACCATACAAGTTCAGcaaag GTAAAAGTATGGAAGTGGAGGGTGCAGTCAGGAGGGCAGCCCAGACAGCCCCACCCCGCTACGGCCCCACGATGGAAGACAGCagggcagagatggagagaat GTCCAGTGTGACAGAGCAGGTGaggatggcagagctggagctgacTGCCCAGGCcctcagagacacactgagagagaaagagaaagagatagagggAACTGTGAGAGACATGAGAAAGCAACAGGCTGACAAGCACAG aatAATTATCAGAGAGAATGTGGATCTGATTCGACTACAAAAGCAGCTTTCAGACAAGAGCACTGCACTGAGAGTTGCACAGGAGAAGTTCAACGACCTACAAGAG GCATATGAGAATCAATTACAAGAG AATCAAAGATCACTGAGGGAAAGCCAGGGAGCTCTGCTGGAGAAAGTGGAGGAGCTGACTGAACAGCTgaagcaggagagacagagagcactGGCACTGGAGGGACAACTTACCACTGccactctgtctctgcagaaCCTGGACAAG ctaCAGGAGAGGGTATCAGACCTGGAGAGCGAGAGGGATCTGATAAAAGAAAACTATGACTCTCTGCTGGAGAG TACTTTGTCTGCCCAAAGCAACCATGATGGCCATTTGGAAAAACATAGCGCAGTGGACCAGAAGAGTGAGGACGTGGTAGAAAATGTCCGCAGGCTGGATGTCCAAAGGCTGGAGGCAATACTgcaagcagagagggaggagagaggaagactggagctggagaaagacAAACTGAGACAAGAGAAGGAGACGttagaggagcagagagacCGAGAAAGAG agTTTTCTGTGATGATGAGAGACAAACGAGAGCATCTAGAACGTGAGGTTCTCCAGTACAGAGAGCAGGTCTCTGCTCTGCAAGACAGACTGGATTCTGTTACTAAG GAGTTTGACATGAGTGTCGAGGATCTCAGTGAAACTTTTTTGCAGATCAAG GCATTTAGGATGCAGCAGGAGAGCAGGGAGGGTCTGCGTTTCCTCTGGACTGATGGGAAGGTGGAGGAACTGCCCCGTGAGCTGGTAAACATCCAGGCGTCGCATGCTGAGACTGTGCTGGAGTTGCAGAAAACCAGAAAcctcctgctgctggagcaCCAAATCAGTAAAGACCTGCAg GAAGAGCTGAACACCGTTAGccagaagatggagagagagagggaggagagcaggaggaggatggcagagaaagacaaacttTTATCAAAAAGAACTCTTCAGATCAACACGTTGCAAG CCCAGCTGAAGGAGTTAGCATATAGCCCCAGGAACTACAAACGGACCATACCATTACAGTACACCTGGCCAGCTGGAGATCAGGAGGTGGTACAGCCCATTGAAGACGACATGTCTTTTTCTCAGCTGAGAGCTGGGGAGTCACTGCTGGAGATCCACCTTAAG TCTGCTGCCTTCACCCCAGCAGGACTTCGGATTATGAGCGGGCTCCGTGCAGGAGTGGACAGCGGTGAGGACATTGTGACCTTCTGCACCTACAGCCTCCTGGACTTTGAGGTGCACTCTACTCCTTTGGTGTCAGGCAGTCAGCCCAACTACGGCTTCACATCCCGCTATCCTCTAACAGCCCGTGACCTGGGCAGGCTGGGAGGTCAGGGGTCGAGGATCAGAGTGGAGCTCCACCAGGCATTAGGGGGGGTCAGGTTTGTGACACATGGAAGCGGGCAGATGTCTCTCATGGGTGccatggagaggagaggggaacgTATCAGTGGACGTGTCAGTATCACAG GCCCTGAAGGTGAAATCGTTGGTGTTGTGGATTTCTGGGTGCGCCTGTTCCCTCCTGCAGAACCCATGGACACTGTGGTAGAGAGACCAACTGAaaggagaacagcagcagcacagaggagccCTGTGCAGATCTCTTATGGCTGGCAAGACAGTAGTCACGAg GAGTTACATGACTACGGTGGAGGGATCCCTAACGAGTTGGTGGTTATGTTGGAGCGCTGCGTGGGCCTAAATGCTCGGTGGCCTGGACTACTTCCTGACGCCTACCTGACTTACAGGTTCTACGACCTGCCACCTCACGTCTCTCAGACAGTCCAGTGCACTGCTGACCCGGTGTTCAATGATTCCACCAGCTACCCATTAGCAGTAACCACTGATGTGTTGCATTACTTAAG GTCTAGTAGTCTTTGGGTGTATGTGTTCGACGACAGTGATGACCAGATACCACCAGCCTATCTGGCCAAGTCCCCCATCCCACTACGAGCCCTGGCTACAGGCAGGGAGATCAGAg GGGACTATGTTCTGAGGGATTCAGCTGGTGGACCTCGGGGCATGGTCAGGGTCATGATTAAATGGAGGTACCCTTTCCAGCCACCAGCGGACGACTTGCTGGGAAGAGAGGACAGACCAATagaaagcacagagaggaaggagaggaggagagaagaggcgGAGGTGTCACAGAGGCCCATAGCCAAGCCCAGAGTCAag ACTCAGCTACTTGAGCCAAGAGAAACCAAAGTAgtacagaaagagacaaaagccTGG CCTCGGCCTCCACCTGCCAAACAGAAAAGCTCACAGAACACACGACCAGAGCAGACCACATCTATGAAGtccacagacaggaggagatcCACCAAGAGGTCACCTGGCCTTTACCAGGGCACACCCCATCTGACACCTGAGCCAAGACTGACCACACCATCTCGTTTGCCATCTAGCAA ATCCTCAGAGGGAACATCTCCCAGACAGTCACCAGCCACGCTGTCAAGGAGAAGTTCTGCCAGCGAAGCCAGGACTCAG GACCTTCTCTCTGTGGATCAGGTGTCagtggatgaagaggaggaagaggaggggaggagtgaGAGTG ctgctgcaggagacaGTGAAGCCCCTGAGTCTTCAGAGTCAAGTTCCTCACAAAGCGACATAATTGTCATTCCACCTAAACGGAAAATGAGAAAG GGAGACAAGCTGAAAGTCGAGATTCTGTCCCTGACCTTTGAACCGTCCTCACGCGTGTCGCTGGACGAGTCAGTGCAGCGTGTTTATGTGGAATATCGGCTGCTGGGCGTCCCCATGGAGGCGACAGAAACACCCATGTCCCTCCGCAAACccacagagggggaggagattCACTACAACTTCACACGAG TGATCTATGTGGATGGTTCACAGTCAGCTCCGCTCAGACAGTATCTTTACACCATGCTGGAGGGCACTGACCCCAACCAGGGCAG GTTGAAGTTCACAGTAGTCAGTGAGCCCatggatgatgatgaggagtgTGTGGATGTAGGACAAGCTTCTCTGGACCTAAAGGAATTGCTGCTTACAGGAAATGATGTTACTGAACAACAGATTGACA TCATGAGTATGGATGAAGACAAAGAGGTGATAGGAAATCTGAAAGTGTCTCTAGAAGCAGCAAAAGCTCTGACAGGGATATACCAGGAGTTTCACCAGAAAGATGAGACCAAGAGAGAAgatgagacagatgaagaagaagaagaggaggaggaggagaagaaggaagaagaagagcaagaggaagaggaagagaagaaaaaagagccGATAAAAGTGAcagattatgatgatgatgacagtgacttttactga
- the rpgrip1 gene encoding protein fantom isoform X2, translating to MSPVVDETAGDLPVRDVGLMRGGLMPTVPDTLRDVKPWKKHHVMKIKDPQRLFRFPREHLEDLCLRLQEENSVLRQHTRTQEQRLRRMSARLMRLRQTCPGSSGVKERDMEDTIQELEACVAMLESQKVVLQNKLSLAKQHIMDLGGRTPYKFSKGKSMEVEGAVRRAAQTAPPRYGPTMEDSRAEMERIRSSVTEQVRMAELELTAQALRDTLREKEKEIEGTVRDMRKQQADKHRIIIRENVDLIRLQKQLSDKSTALRVAQEKFNDLQEAYENQLQENQRSLRESQGALLEKVEELTEQLKQERQRALALEGQLTTATLSLQNLDKLQERVSDLESERDLIKENYDSLLESTLSAQSNHDGHLEKHSAVDQKSEDVVENVRRLDVQRLEAILQAEREERGRLELEKDKLRQEKETLEEQRDREREFSVMMRDKREHLEREVLQYREQVSALQDRLDSVTKEFDMSVEDLSETFLQIKAFRMQQESREGLRFLWTDGKVEELPRELVNIQASHAETVLELQKTRNLLLLEHQISKDLQEELNTVSQKMEREREESRRRMAEKDKLLSKRTLQINTLQAQLKELAYSPRNYKRTIPLQYTWPAGDQEVVQPIEDDMSFSQLRAGESLLEIHLKSAAFTPAGLRIMSGLRAGVDSGEDIVTFCTYSLLDFEVHSTPLVSGSQPNYGFTSRYPLTARDLGRLGGQGSRIRVELHQALGGVRFVTHGSGQMSLMGAMERRGERISGRVSITGPEGEIVGVVDFWVRLFPPAEPMDTVVERPTERRTAAAQRSPVQISYGWQDSSHEELHDYGGGIPNELVVMLERCVGLNARWPGLLPDAYLTYRFYDLPPHVSQTVQCTADPVFNDSTSYPLAVTTDVLHYLRSSSLWVYVFDDSDDQIPPAYLAKSPIPLRALATGREIRGDYVLRDSAGGPRGMVRVMIKWRYPFQPPADDLLGREDRPIESTERKERRREEAEVSQRPIAKPRVKTQLLEPRETKVVQKETKAWPRPPPAKQKSSQNTRPEQTTSMKSTDRRRSTKRSPGLYQGTPHLTPEPRLTTPSRLPSSKSSEGTSPRQSPATLSRRSSASEARTQDLLSVDQVSVDEEEEEEGRSESAAAGDSEAPESSESSSSQSDIIVIPPKRKMRKGDKLKVEILSLTFEPSSRVSLDESVQRVYVEYRLLGVPMEATETPMSLRKPTEGEEIHYNFTRVIYVDGSQSAPLRQYLYTMLEGTDPNQGRLKFTVVSEPMDDDEECVDVGQASLDLKELLLTGNDVTEQQIDIMSMDEDKEVIGNLKVSLEAAKALTGIYQEFHQKDETKREDETDEEEEEEEEEKKEEEEQEEEEEKKKEPIKVTDYDDDDSDFY from the exons ATGTCGCCAGTAGTGGATGAGACAGCCGGGGATCTCCCTGTCAGAGATGTGGGACTGATGAGGGGGGGACTTATGCCAACTGTGCCAG ATACTTTGCGTGATGTGAAGCCATGGAAGAAGCATCATGTCATGAAAATAAAAG ATCCTCAGCGCCTGTTCCGGTTTCCCAGAGAGCACCTTGAGGACCTGTGCCTGCGACTGCAGGAGGAGAACAGTGTGCTGAGgcaacacacacgtacacaggaGCAGAGGCTACGCAG GATGTCGGCCAGACTGATGCGTCTTCGTCAGACCTGTCCTGGGTCCAGTGGTGTGAAGGAGAGGGACATGGAGGACACCATACAGGAGCTTGAAGCTTGTGTGGCTATGCTGGAGAGCCAAAAAGTGGTGctacagaacaaactcagcCTGGCCAAGCAGCACATCATGGACCTGGGTGGACGTACACCATACAAGTTCAGcaaag GTAAAAGTATGGAAGTGGAGGGTGCAGTCAGGAGGGCAGCCCAGACAGCCCCACCCCGCTACGGCCCCACGATGGAAGACAGCagggcagagatggagagaat CAGGTCCAGTGTGACAGAGCAGGTGaggatggcagagctggagctgacTGCCCAGGCcctcagagacacactgagagagaaagagaaagagatagagggAACTGTGAGAGACATGAGAAAGCAACAGGCTGACAAGCACAG aatAATTATCAGAGAGAATGTGGATCTGATTCGACTACAAAAGCAGCTTTCAGACAAGAGCACTGCACTGAGAGTTGCACAGGAGAAGTTCAACGACCTACAAGAG GCATATGAGAATCAATTACAAGAG AATCAAAGATCACTGAGGGAAAGCCAGGGAGCTCTGCTGGAGAAAGTGGAGGAGCTGACTGAACAGCTgaagcaggagagacagagagcactGGCACTGGAGGGACAACTTACCACTGccactctgtctctgcagaaCCTGGACAAG ctaCAGGAGAGGGTATCAGACCTGGAGAGCGAGAGGGATCTGATAAAAGAAAACTATGACTCTCTGCTGGAGAG TACTTTGTCTGCCCAAAGCAACCATGATGGCCATTTGGAAAAACATAGCGCAGTGGACCAGAAGAGTGAGGACGTGGTAGAAAATGTCCGCAGGCTGGATGTCCAAAGGCTGGAGGCAATACTgcaagcagagagggaggagagaggaagactggagctggagaaagacAAACTGAGACAAGAGAAGGAGACGttagaggagcagagagacCGAGAAAGAG agTTTTCTGTGATGATGAGAGACAAACGAGAGCATCTAGAACGTGAGGTTCTCCAGTACAGAGAGCAGGTCTCTGCTCTGCAAGACAGACTGGATTCTGTTACTAAG GAGTTTGACATGAGTGTCGAGGATCTCAGTGAAACTTTTTTGCAGATCAAG GCATTTAGGATGCAGCAGGAGAGCAGGGAGGGTCTGCGTTTCCTCTGGACTGATGGGAAGGTGGAGGAACTGCCCCGTGAGCTGGTAAACATCCAGGCGTCGCATGCTGAGACTGTGCTGGAGTTGCAGAAAACCAGAAAcctcctgctgctggagcaCCAAATCAGTAAAGACCTGCAg GAAGAGCTGAACACCGTTAGccagaagatggagagagagagggaggagagcaggaggaggatggcagagaaagacaaacttTTATCAAAAAGAACTCTTCAGATCAACACGTTGCAAG CCCAGCTGAAGGAGTTAGCATATAGCCCCAGGAACTACAAACGGACCATACCATTACAGTACACCTGGCCAGCTGGAGATCAGGAGGTGGTACAGCCCATTGAAGACGACATGTCTTTTTCTCAGCTGAGAGCTGGGGAGTCACTGCTGGAGATCCACCTTAAG TCTGCTGCCTTCACCCCAGCAGGACTTCGGATTATGAGCGGGCTCCGTGCAGGAGTGGACAGCGGTGAGGACATTGTGACCTTCTGCACCTACAGCCTCCTGGACTTTGAGGTGCACTCTACTCCTTTGGTGTCAGGCAGTCAGCCCAACTACGGCTTCACATCCCGCTATCCTCTAACAGCCCGTGACCTGGGCAGGCTGGGAGGTCAGGGGTCGAGGATCAGAGTGGAGCTCCACCAGGCATTAGGGGGGGTCAGGTTTGTGACACATGGAAGCGGGCAGATGTCTCTCATGGGTGccatggagaggagaggggaacgTATCAGTGGACGTGTCAGTATCACAG GCCCTGAAGGTGAAATCGTTGGTGTTGTGGATTTCTGGGTGCGCCTGTTCCCTCCTGCAGAACCCATGGACACTGTGGTAGAGAGACCAACTGAaaggagaacagcagcagcacagaggagccCTGTGCAGATCTCTTATGGCTGGCAAGACAGTAGTCACGAg GAGTTACATGACTACGGTGGAGGGATCCCTAACGAGTTGGTGGTTATGTTGGAGCGCTGCGTGGGCCTAAATGCTCGGTGGCCTGGACTACTTCCTGACGCCTACCTGACTTACAGGTTCTACGACCTGCCACCTCACGTCTCTCAGACAGTCCAGTGCACTGCTGACCCGGTGTTCAATGATTCCACCAGCTACCCATTAGCAGTAACCACTGATGTGTTGCATTACTTAAG GTCTAGTAGTCTTTGGGTGTATGTGTTCGACGACAGTGATGACCAGATACCACCAGCCTATCTGGCCAAGTCCCCCATCCCACTACGAGCCCTGGCTACAGGCAGGGAGATCAGAg GGGACTATGTTCTGAGGGATTCAGCTGGTGGACCTCGGGGCATGGTCAGGGTCATGATTAAATGGAGGTACCCTTTCCAGCCACCAGCGGACGACTTGCTGGGAAGAGAGGACAGACCAATagaaagcacagagaggaaggagaggaggagagaagaggcgGAGGTGTCACAGAGGCCCATAGCCAAGCCCAGAGTCAag ACTCAGCTACTTGAGCCAAGAGAAACCAAAGTAgtacagaaagagacaaaagccTGG CCTCGGCCTCCACCTGCCAAACAGAAAAGCTCACAGAACACACGACCAGAGCAGACCACATCTATGAAGtccacagacaggaggagatcCACCAAGAGGTCACCTGGCCTTTACCAGGGCACACCCCATCTGACACCTGAGCCAAGACTGACCACACCATCTCGTTTGCCATCTAGCAA ATCCTCAGAGGGAACATCTCCCAGACAGTCACCAGCCACGCTGTCAAGGAGAAGTTCTGCCAGCGAAGCCAGGACTCAG GACCTTCTCTCTGTGGATCAGGTGTCagtggatgaagaggaggaagaggaggggaggagtgaGAGTG ctgctgcaggagacaGTGAAGCCCCTGAGTCTTCAGAGTCAAGTTCCTCACAAAGCGACATAATTGTCATTCCACCTAAACGGAAAATGAGAAAG GGAGACAAGCTGAAAGTCGAGATTCTGTCCCTGACCTTTGAACCGTCCTCACGCGTGTCGCTGGACGAGTCAGTGCAGCGTGTTTATGTGGAATATCGGCTGCTGGGCGTCCCCATGGAGGCGACAGAAACACCCATGTCCCTCCGCAAACccacagagggggaggagattCACTACAACTTCACACGAG TGATCTATGTGGATGGTTCACAGTCAGCTCCGCTCAGACAGTATCTTTACACCATGCTGGAGGGCACTGACCCCAACCAGGGCAG GTTGAAGTTCACAGTAGTCAGTGAGCCCatggatgatgatgaggagtgTGTGGATGTAGGACAAGCTTCTCTGGACCTAAAGGAATTGCTGCTTACAGGAAATGATGTTACTGAACAACAGATTGACA TCATGAGTATGGATGAAGACAAAGAGGTGATAGGAAATCTGAAAGTGTCTCTAGAAGCAGCAAAAGCTCTGACAGGGATATACCAGGAGTTTCACCAGAAAGATGAGACCAAGAGAGAAgatgagacagatgaagaagaagaagaggaggaggaggagaagaaggaagaagaagagcaagaggaagaggaagagaagaaaaaagagccGATAAAAGTGAcagattatgatgatgatgacagtgacttttactga